A stretch of the Actinotalea sp. JY-7876 genome encodes the following:
- a CDS encoding endonuclease domain-containing protein, translated as MTPAVSLAVERSSRARRARGPVLVPLRRGVWAPAGTDPTDADLRIAAVAAQLPAHAVVGGWAAARLHEVTAGGRDPVFDGGPRWEERPIGRGRCARVLVCAARDSRLTHRPDVRVFRSPVPDGQRERVLGMTVASAVRSAFDMARLLPVTSGVIAVDRMLALRLMTIDDLALLVAAPGRWQGRPAARRVLTLCDAGAESPQESVLRLLWVGAGLPRPRANVEVLDRDGRFVARVDLLDPDAGVVAEYDGGYHSGSDRRSRDAARQETLERLGLVVVRATSVDLEDGGARAWQMRLRAAYGRAARRPGDERRWVIGP; from the coding sequence ATGACCCCTGCCGTGTCCCTCGCCGTCGAACGGTCGAGCCGTGCCCGACGCGCTCGCGGCCCCGTGCTCGTCCCGCTCCGACGGGGCGTCTGGGCGCCGGCCGGCACGGACCCGACGGACGCGGACCTACGGATCGCGGCGGTCGCGGCGCAGCTGCCGGCCCACGCCGTCGTCGGCGGGTGGGCGGCAGCACGGCTGCACGAGGTGACGGCGGGCGGGCGGGACCCGGTCTTCGACGGCGGGCCGCGGTGGGAGGAGAGGCCGATCGGCCGCGGGCGGTGCGCGCGCGTGCTCGTCTGCGCCGCGCGTGACAGCAGGCTCACCCACCGGCCGGACGTGCGCGTGTTCCGGAGCCCTGTCCCCGACGGCCAGCGCGAGCGCGTCCTCGGGATGACCGTGGCGTCCGCGGTACGGTCGGCGTTCGACATGGCGCGACTGCTTCCCGTGACGTCGGGGGTCATCGCCGTCGACCGGATGCTGGCGCTGCGGCTGATGACGATCGACGACCTCGCCCTGCTCGTCGCCGCCCCGGGCAGGTGGCAGGGAAGGCCGGCCGCGCGCCGCGTGCTCACGCTGTGCGACGCCGGCGCCGAGTCACCGCAGGAGTCGGTGCTCAGACTGCTCTGGGTGGGCGCCGGGCTGCCACGTCCGCGTGCCAACGTCGAGGTCCTGGACCGGGACGGCCGCTTCGTGGCCCGCGTCGACCTCCTCGACCCGGATGCCGGCGTCGTGGCGGAGTACGACGGCGGCTACCACTCGGGCAGCGATCGCCGCAGCCGGGACGCCGCCCGGCAGGAGACGCTCGAGCGGCTGGGACTCGTCGTCGTGCGTGCCACGTCGGTCGACCTGGAGGACGGGGGTGCGCGCGCCTGGCAGATGCGACTGCGGGCGGCCTACGGCCGTGCGGCACGCCGACCGGGTGACGAGCGCCGCTGGGTCATCGGCCCCTGA
- a CDS encoding succinate dehydrogenase iron-sulfur subunit: protein MTALDTREAAPAPEAGAVPTFEVTLRIRRFNPDAPEVGAYWENFTVTAHGTDRVLDAMHKIKWEVDGSLTFRRSCAHGICGSDAMRINGRNRLACKALLKDLDIRKPIVVEPIKGLPVQKDLVVDMEPFFASYREIMPFLITSGNQPSAERLQSPEQRERFDDTTKCILCAACTSSCPVFWNDGQYFGPAAIVNAHRFIFDSRDEGGAQRLEILNDKEGVWRCRTIFNCTEACPRGIEVTKAIQEVKRAMITRAF, encoded by the coding sequence ATGACCGCCCTGGACACCCGCGAGGCCGCGCCCGCCCCTGAGGCCGGCGCCGTCCCCACCTTCGAGGTCACCCTCCGCATCCGCCGCTTCAACCCGGACGCGCCCGAGGTCGGCGCGTACTGGGAGAACTTCACGGTCACGGCCCACGGCACGGACCGCGTGCTCGACGCGATGCACAAGATCAAGTGGGAGGTCGACGGGTCGCTGACCTTCCGCCGCTCGTGCGCGCACGGCATCTGCGGCTCCGACGCGATGCGGATCAACGGACGCAACCGGCTGGCGTGCAAGGCCCTGCTCAAGGACCTCGACATCCGCAAGCCGATCGTCGTCGAGCCCATCAAGGGCCTGCCGGTCCAGAAGGACCTCGTCGTCGACATGGAGCCGTTCTTCGCCTCCTACCGCGAGATCATGCCGTTCCTCATCACGAGCGGGAACCAGCCCTCGGCCGAGCGCCTCCAGTCCCCCGAGCAGCGCGAGCGCTTCGACGACACGACCAAGTGCATCCTGTGCGCCGCGTGCACGTCGTCGTGCCCGGTGTTCTGGAACGACGGCCAGTACTTCGGCCCCGCGGCCATCGTCAACGCGCACCGCTTCATCTTCGACAGCCGCGACGAGGGCGGCGCCCAGCGCCTCGAGATCCTCAACGACAAGGAAGGCGTGTGGCGCTGCCGCACGATCTTCAACTGCACCGAGGCGTGCCCCCGCGGCATCGAGGTCACCAAGGCCATCCAGGAGGTCAAGCGCGCGATGATCACCCGCGCGTTCTGA
- the sdhA gene encoding succinate dehydrogenase flavoprotein subunit, with the protein MQTHQYDVVIVGAGGAGMRAALESSTRARTAVLTKLYPTRSHTGAAQGGMCAALANVEDDNWEWHTFDTVKGGDYLVDQDAAEVMAKEAIDAVLDLERMGLPFNRTPEGKIDQRRFGGHTRNHGEAAVRRSCYAADRTGHMILQTLYQQCVKQDVEFFNEFYVLDVLLTHDLATGDVPDGEPVAVSGVVAYELATGEIHVFRAKSVVFATGGAGKIFKTTSNAHTLTGDGMALALRRGIPLEDMEFFQFHPTGLAGLGILLSEAARGEGGILRNSEGERFMERYAPTIKDLAPRDIVARSMANEVREGRGCGPNKDYVLLDLTHLEPAHIDAKLPDITEFARTYLGIEPYTEPVPVYPTAHYAMGGVPTTIDAEVLRNNTDRIHGLFAAGEVACVSVHGSNRLGTNSLLDINVFGKRAGIAAAAYAATAPWVELPEDPTAAVVTELERMRGAAADERVSDLRRALQETMDANAQVFRTEESLTQALADVRALKKRYLNVGVQDKGRRFNTDLLEAVELGFLLDLAEVVVVGALARQESRGGHFREDFPTRDDENYMKHTMAYAKATGVPGETHIRLDTKPVTMTRYQPMERKY; encoded by the coding sequence ATGCAGACCCACCAGTACGACGTCGTCATCGTCGGTGCCGGCGGCGCGGGGATGCGGGCGGCGCTCGAGTCCTCGACCCGCGCCCGCACCGCGGTGCTCACCAAGCTGTACCCGACGCGCTCGCACACGGGCGCGGCGCAGGGCGGCATGTGCGCCGCCCTCGCGAACGTCGAGGACGACAACTGGGAGTGGCACACCTTCGACACCGTCAAGGGCGGTGACTACCTCGTCGACCAGGACGCGGCCGAGGTGATGGCCAAGGAGGCCATCGACGCGGTCCTCGACCTGGAGCGCATGGGCCTGCCGTTCAACCGGACGCCCGAGGGCAAGATCGACCAGCGCCGGTTCGGTGGCCACACCCGCAACCACGGCGAGGCCGCCGTGCGCCGGTCCTGCTACGCCGCGGACCGCACGGGGCACATGATCCTGCAGACGCTCTACCAGCAGTGCGTCAAGCAGGACGTCGAGTTCTTCAACGAGTTCTACGTGCTCGACGTGCTCCTCACGCACGACCTCGCGACGGGCGACGTGCCCGACGGCGAGCCGGTCGCCGTGAGCGGCGTGGTCGCCTACGAGCTCGCGACGGGCGAGATCCACGTCTTCCGCGCCAAGTCCGTCGTCTTCGCGACCGGCGGCGCGGGCAAGATCTTCAAGACGACGTCGAACGCCCACACCCTCACGGGTGACGGCATGGCGCTCGCGCTGCGGCGCGGCATCCCGCTCGAGGACATGGAGTTCTTCCAGTTCCACCCGACAGGCCTCGCGGGCCTGGGCATCCTGCTCTCGGAGGCCGCGCGCGGCGAGGGCGGCATCCTGCGCAACAGCGAGGGCGAGCGCTTCATGGAGCGGTACGCCCCGACCATCAAGGACCTCGCGCCGCGCGACATCGTCGCGCGCTCGATGGCGAACGAGGTCCGTGAGGGCCGCGGCTGCGGCCCGAACAAGGACTACGTGCTGCTCGACCTCACGCACCTCGAGCCCGCGCACATCGACGCCAAGCTGCCGGACATCACCGAGTTCGCGCGCACCTACCTGGGCATCGAGCCCTACACCGAGCCCGTCCCGGTGTACCCGACCGCGCACTACGCCATGGGCGGCGTGCCGACGACCATCGACGCCGAGGTGCTGCGCAACAACACCGACCGCATCCACGGGCTCTTCGCCGCCGGCGAGGTCGCGTGCGTCTCGGTCCACGGCTCCAACCGCCTCGGCACGAACTCGCTGCTGGACATCAACGTCTTCGGCAAGCGCGCCGGCATCGCGGCCGCCGCCTACGCGGCGACCGCGCCGTGGGTCGAGCTGCCGGAGGACCCGACGGCCGCCGTCGTCACGGAGCTCGAGCGCATGCGCGGCGCCGCGGCCGACGAGCGCGTGTCCGACCTGCGCCGCGCGCTGCAGGAGACCATGGACGCGAACGCCCAGGTCTTCCGCACCGAGGAGTCCCTCACCCAGGCGCTCGCCGACGTGCGGGCCCTGAAGAAGCGCTACCTGAACGTCGGCGTCCAGGACAAGGGCCGGCGGTTCAACACGGACCTCCTCGAGGCGGTCGAGCTGGGCTTCCTGCTCGACCTGGCCGAGGTCGTCGTCGTCGGTGCGCTCGCGCGACAGGAGTCCCGCGGGGGACACTTCCGGGAGGACTTCCCGACGCGCGACGACGAGAACTACATGAAGCACACCATGGCCTACGCGAAGGCGACCGGGGTACCGGGCGAGACGCACATCCGGCTGGACACCAAGCCCGTGACCATGACCCGCTACCAGCCGATGGAGCGCAAGTACTGA
- a CDS encoding succinate dehydrogenase hydrophobic membrane anchor subunit, with translation MPDLATHAPAVAAPRSPRSGRRTSRTNYELYGWMFMRGSGALLLVLIFGHLFMNLIDGDGINAIDFGFVAGKWASPLWQVWDLLMLWLAMIHGTNGVRTIINDYAERTGTRIVLKSALYLSFVVVVVLGTLVIYTFEPCPAGAPADLLPSFCTA, from the coding sequence ATGCCCGATCTCGCCACGCACGCGCCGGCCGTCGCCGCGCCGCGCAGCCCGCGCTCCGGGCGCCGCACGAGCCGCACGAACTACGAGCTCTACGGCTGGATGTTCATGCGGGGATCGGGCGCGCTCCTGCTCGTCCTGATCTTCGGTCACCTGTTCATGAACCTCATCGACGGTGACGGCATCAACGCCATCGACTTCGGCTTCGTGGCCGGCAAGTGGGCCTCCCCGCTGTGGCAGGTCTGGGACCTGCTGATGCTCTGGCTCGCGATGATCCACGGCACCAACGGCGTGCGGACGATCATCAACGACTACGCGGAGCGGACCGGCACGCGCATCGTGCTCAAGAGCGCGCTGTACCTGTCGTTCGTCGTCGTCGTCGTGCTCGGCACCCTCGTGATCTACACGTTCGAGCCGTGCCCCGCCGGCGCCCCGGCGGACCTCCTGCCCTCCTTCTGCACCGCCTGA
- the sdhC gene encoding succinate dehydrogenase, cytochrome b556 subunit → MPEAPAGTLYRGREGMWSWVAHRVTGFLIFFFLLVHVLDTSLVRVSPEAYNAVIGTYKNPVMGLGEAGLVAAIVFHAFNGIRVMLIDFWSQGPRYQRVMLWIVIGLFVVTMAGFLPRHLMNVFGGH, encoded by the coding sequence GTGCCCGAAGCACCGGCTGGCACGCTCTACCGCGGCCGCGAGGGGATGTGGTCCTGGGTCGCGCACCGCGTGACCGGCTTCCTCATCTTCTTCTTCCTCCTCGTGCACGTGCTCGACACCTCGCTGGTCCGGGTCTCCCCCGAGGCGTACAACGCGGTCATCGGCACGTACAAGAACCCCGTGATGGGCCTCGGCGAGGCCGGCCTCGTCGCCGCCATCGTCTTCCACGCCTTCAACGGCATCCGCGTCATGCTGATCGACTTCTGGTCGCAGGGACCGCGCTACCAGCGGGTCATGCTCTGGATCGTCATCGGCCTCTTCGTCGTGACCATGGCGGGCTTCCTGCCGCGGCACCTCATGAACGTCTTCGGGGGGCACTGA
- a CDS encoding mannose-1-phosphate guanylyltransferase, translating into MTDESTTAALIPGFRAIVPAGGAGTRLWPLSRAGAPKFLHDLTGTGRTLLQGTVDRLLPLTGPDGVVVVTGRAHEDAVRAQVPELGAGAVLAEPSPRDSMAAIGLAAAVLARREGDVVVGSFAADHVIDAGPGFTTAVREAVAAARAGYVVTVGIPASSPSTAFGYVHQGEPLGLADAPGARHVVDFTEKPDAETAAAYLATGEYRWNAGMFVVRAEVLLGHLERQHPQLHAGLLEIAAAWDTPDRDDVLARVWPGLLRIAIDHAIAEPVAAEGGVAVVDGAFSWDDVGDFASLGDLLPADEHGTRVLGPADDALALDATGALVVPGTGRLVAVLGLDDVVVVDTPDALLVTTRARAQGLKAVVDTVRERGRTDLL; encoded by the coding sequence ATGACGGACGAGTCCACGACCGCGGCCCTCATCCCGGGATTCCGGGCGATCGTGCCCGCGGGTGGCGCCGGCACGCGGCTCTGGCCCCTCTCGCGCGCGGGGGCGCCGAAGTTCCTGCACGACCTGACCGGGACGGGGCGGACCCTCCTGCAGGGGACGGTCGACCGGCTGCTCCCGCTCACCGGGCCCGACGGCGTGGTGGTGGTCACCGGGCGGGCGCACGAGGACGCCGTCCGCGCGCAGGTGCCCGAGCTGGGCGCCGGGGCGGTGCTCGCGGAGCCGTCGCCGCGCGACTCCATGGCCGCCATCGGCCTCGCCGCCGCGGTCCTCGCCCGCCGCGAGGGCGACGTCGTCGTGGGCTCGTTCGCGGCGGACCACGTCATCGACGCGGGCCCCGGCTTCACCACGGCGGTCCGGGAGGCCGTCGCGGCGGCCCGCGCGGGGTACGTGGTCACGGTCGGCATCCCGGCGAGCAGCCCGTCGACCGCCTTCGGCTACGTGCACCAGGGCGAGCCCCTCGGGCTCGCCGACGCGCCGGGCGCACGCCACGTGGTCGACTTCACCGAGAAGCCGGACGCCGAGACCGCCGCGGCGTACCTGGCGACGGGGGAGTACCGCTGGAACGCCGGCATGTTCGTGGTGCGGGCGGAGGTGCTCCTCGGCCACCTCGAGCGGCAGCACCCCCAGCTCCACGCCGGGCTGCTCGAGATCGCGGCGGCGTGGGACACGCCCGACCGCGACGACGTCCTGGCGCGCGTGTGGCCGGGCCTGCTGCGGATCGCGATCGACCACGCCATCGCCGAGCCGGTCGCGGCCGAGGGCGGCGTCGCGGTCGTCGACGGCGCCTTCAGCTGGGACGACGTCGGCGACTTCGCGTCGCTCGGCGACCTGCTGCCGGCGGACGAGCACGGCACCCGCGTCCTCGGGCCGGCCGACGACGCGCTGGCGCTCGACGCGACCGGCGCCCTCGTGGTGCCTGGGACCGGACGCCTGGTGGCCGTCCTCGGGCTCGACGACGTCGTGGTGGTCGACACGCCCGACGCGCTCCTGGTCACGACCCGCGCGCGGGCGCAGGGGCTCAAGGCGGTGGTGGACACGGTCCGCGAGCGGGGCCGCACGGACCTGCTCTGA
- a CDS encoding amidohydrolase has protein sequence MDSAPTVPVDHLNGLVDALVDELVEIRRDLHAHPEVARTERRTSDLVADRLRRAGLSPRMLPGTGVVCDLGPSPVATGRRRIALRADLDALPVPDVCRHPWRSTVPGLSHACGHDVHVAAVLGAGLVLARLAEEGRLATGVRLVFQPAEEVQPGGALDIIEAGAMDGVSQVFAVHCDPKLDVGRVGTRIGPITSASDPVTVTLTGAGGHTSRPHLTADVVFALGQVITQVPAVLGRRLDPRSGVNLTWGQVHAGSASNAIPASGTVRGTLRCLEGRAWEEASAVLREAVEQVVAPYGVDVDVQHLRGVPPVDNDAASTRLLDAAAREVLGRHSVELTEQSLGGEDFAWLLTRAPGAMARLGTRVPGGRTFDLHQGDLDVDERAIGVGARLLARVAVLAGNDAAAAPASPA, from the coding sequence CTGGACTCCGCCCCCACCGTCCCGGTCGACCACCTGAACGGGCTGGTCGACGCCCTCGTCGACGAGCTCGTCGAGATCCGCCGCGACCTGCACGCTCACCCGGAGGTCGCCCGCACCGAGCGGCGCACCTCGGACCTCGTCGCGGACCGCCTGCGCCGCGCCGGGCTGAGCCCGCGCATGCTGCCGGGCACGGGCGTGGTGTGCGACCTCGGGCCGAGCCCCGTGGCGACCGGCCGCCGACGCATCGCGCTGCGCGCCGACCTCGACGCGCTGCCCGTGCCGGACGTCTGCCGCCACCCGTGGCGCTCGACCGTCCCCGGCCTCTCGCACGCGTGCGGGCACGACGTGCACGTCGCCGCCGTCCTGGGGGCCGGGCTCGTGCTCGCCCGGCTCGCCGAGGAGGGCCGCCTCGCGACGGGCGTGCGGCTCGTCTTCCAGCCCGCGGAGGAGGTCCAGCCCGGCGGCGCCCTGGACATCATCGAGGCCGGGGCGATGGACGGCGTGTCCCAGGTCTTCGCGGTGCACTGCGACCCGAAGCTCGACGTCGGCCGTGTGGGCACGCGCATCGGCCCGATCACCTCGGCGTCGGACCCCGTCACGGTGACGTTGACGGGCGCCGGCGGCCACACGTCGCGCCCCCACCTGACGGCCGACGTCGTCTTCGCGCTCGGCCAGGTCATCACGCAGGTCCCCGCGGTGCTGGGCCGGCGCCTGGACCCGCGCTCGGGCGTGAACCTCACCTGGGGGCAGGTCCACGCGGGCAGCGCGAGCAACGCGATCCCCGCGAGCGGCACGGTCCGGGGCACCCTGCGCTGCCTCGAGGGGCGTGCGTGGGAGGAGGCGTCCGCGGTGCTGCGGGAGGCCGTCGAGCAGGTCGTCGCGCCCTACGGCGTCGACGTCGACGTGCAGCACCTGCGCGGCGTGCCGCCCGTCGACAACGACGCCGCCTCGACGCGCCTGCTCGACGCGGCCGCCCGCGAGGTGCTCGGCAGGCACTCGGTCGAGCTCACCGAGCAGTCGCTCGGCGGCGAGGACTTCGCGTGGCTCCTCACGCGCGCACCGGGTGCCATGGCGCGCCTGGGCACGCGGGTGCCGGGCGGGCGCACCTTCGACCTGCACCAGGGCGACCTCGACGTCGACGAGCGCGCGATCGGCGTCGGCGCCCGGCTGCTGGCGCGGGTCGCGGTGCTGGCCGGCAACGACGCGGCGGCCGCGCCGGCGTCGCCCGCCTGA